The following DNA comes from Ignavibacteria bacterium.
AGCTTCCAGATGACAATGCTTCAAAAGGGCATTGGCCTCAGGAATTCAGTTATTGTCGGAACAGGAAAACGCGGAAGTGAGCTCCAAAACCTGGTGAATAAATTCCCTCAGCTTGGATACAAGTTTTCAGGATTTATTTCAGTTCATAAAGTTAAACCAAATGATAATATTTTGGGTGATATTTTAGCTCTGAAAAATATCATCGATAAGAATAAAATTTCAGAGGTATTGATAGCTCTTGAAGAATCGGAAAAAGATAAGCTCTTCGAAATTATCAGGTATTGCCAGGAAACGGAGGTAAACCTGAAAATTATGCCGGATACTTATGAGATTGTGAGCGGGTTGGCTAAAACAAACCAGCTTTACGGCGTTCCTTTCATAGAAGTTATGCCGGAAATTATGCCTTATGGCTCTAAGCTTTTTAAGCGGGTTCTGGATATAATAATTTCTTCTTTCCTGTTGATAGTACTTTCACCGCTTCTGCTGATCATTATCCTGGCTATTAAGCTTAGCTCTAAAGGACCGATTTTTTATACACAGGTCAGAGTCGGAAGAAATTCAAAACCATACAACATGTACAAGTTCAGGTCAATGGTTAAGGATGCTGAAGAATATGGACCTGAATGGGCGGGTGAAAATGACCCAAGGATAACCGGAGTCGGAAGGCTTATAAGAAAGATTTATCTTGATGAAATTCCGCAGCTTTTAAATGTGCTGAAAAATGAAATGAGCATTGTTGGCCCAAGGCCGGAAAGGCCGTATTTTGTAGATAAGCTAAGCCGGGAGATTCCGTATTACTATAAACGTTTAAGCGTTAAACCCGGAATAACAGGCTGGGCACAGATAAAACATAAATATGATTCTTCGCTTGATGACGTAAAAGAAAAACTTAAGTATGATTTCTATTACATAGAAAATATGTCTTTAAAATTGGATTTTAAAATAATGATAAACACTTTTTTAGTAGTAATTTTTATGAAAGGTCACTAATTATAAAATGAGTATTAAAAATATCCAGATGGTGGATACTAAATCACAGTATCAAAAGATCAAAGCTGAAGTAGATAAAGCGATCCATGATGTAATTGATAGTACGCAGTTCATCCAGGGACCTGCTGTAAAAAAATTTGAAGAAAATGCAGCAAAATATCTTAATGCTAAACATGCTATCGGGTGTGCATCAGGAACTGATGCTCTCCAGATAGCAATGATGGCTTTGAATGTTCAGCCCGGCGATGAGATATTAACAACACCATTCACGTTTGTTGCTACCACAGAAACTATTGCGATACTTGGAGCAATACCGGTATATGTAGATATTGATCCTGAAACATACAATATTGATGTAACAAAAATTGAAGCCAAAATTACCCCAAAGACCAAAGCGATCATGCCTGTTCATTTATACGGCCAGCCATGTGATATGGACCCGATAATGGAAATTGCCAAAAAGCACAATTTATATGTTATAGAAGATGCTGCGCAGGCAATGGGGGCGAAGTATAAAGATAAAATGATCTGCACGATCGGCGACATAGGCTGTATAAGCTTTTACCCAAGTAAAAATCTCGGAGCTTTTGGCGATGGCGGCATGATAACCACAAATGATGATGCACTGGCTGAAAAGATACGAATGATAATCTCGCACGGTTCTAAAAAGAAATATTACCACGAAACACTTGGCGTTAACAGCAGGCTTGATTCCATTCAGGCTGCAATACTTGATATAAAGCTGAAATACCTGGATGAATACTGCGATGCAAGATATAATGCTGCTATGAAATATAACGAAAAATTCAAAGGCATATTTGAAACTCCTTATATTATGCCCAGTTCAAAACATATTTTTCACCAGTATTCTATCAGAGTCAAGAACAGGGATAAAATGATGGAATTCCTGAGATCACACGGAATACCTTCAATGATATATTATCCCGTACCGCTGCATATGCAGGAAGCCTATAAATATGACTATAAACCAGGAGACTATCCGGTTTCAGAAGAAATTGCAAAGGATATCATTTCTTTGCCGATGCATACAGAATTAACCGATGAGCAAATTGATTTTATTTCATCTAAAGTAATAGAATTTAATTCACTTCAATAAAACGGAATATTGAAAAGAGCATTAATAATAATACCCACATATAACGAAGCTGAAAATATTGTTAATATTATCAATGAACTTGTAGCCATAAATTATCCTGATGTGATAATTGAGATCCTTGTAGTAGATGATAATTCAACCGATGGAACAGCAATGCTTGTTAAAAACCTGGCTCACCAGCGTGTACATATTATCGAAAGACCCGGAAAAATGGGTTTAGGAACAGCTTATATTAAAGGTTTTGGCTATGCCATTGAAAACAATTATGATTATGTTTTCGAAATGGATGCTGATTTCTCACACGACCCTGAAGCTATTCCGGGATTTCTTGATAAGCTTAAAGAGTATGACCTGGTAATAGGCTCCAGGTATATAGAAGGTATTGCTGTGGTGAACTGGCCGCTTAGCCGCTTAATGATAAGTATTGGCGCAAGTTATTATACCCGTATGATAACATTTCTGCCGGTGAAAGATGTTACTGCGGGATTTATGGCATACAGGGTTGGCTCTTTAAAACAGATCGATTTTAATAAAGTGCATTCCAACGGGTATTCTTTCCAGATCGAAATGAAATTCCGTATGTGGAAAAAAGGATTTAAGATAACAGAGATACCTATCGTATTCATTGATAGAAGAGCAGGGGTTTCCAAGATGTCGAGAAAGATAGTATATGAAGCTATGTATATGGTATGGAAACTAAAGCTGAAATCAATTTTTAATAAATTATAAATAAATCATCTGATATTTGATAGATATATCTGTAATAATAGTTAATTATAATGTAAAGGAACTGTTAGAACAGTGTATCAATTCTATCCTTAAAGCTTCTGACGGCCTGAAAGTAGAAATAATTGTTGTAGATAACAATTCTTTTGACGGAAGCATAGAATATCTGAAAAATAAATTCCCGTCTCATCCTTCCATTAAGCTTATCGAAAGTCCAATAAACCTGGGTTTTGCAAAAGCCAATAACCTTGGAGTAAAGGAATCCAGGGGAGAATACCTGTTAATACTGAATCCTGATACTATTCTTCAGGAAGATACATTGACAAGCTCACTGAAATTTTATAAAGAGACCCCCGGTATCGGTGCAATGACTTGCAAGCTTATACTTCCTAACGGAAAGCTTGATCTTGCCTGCCGCAGAAGCTTCCCCACGCCCTCAGTTGCAGTTTACAGGATAATGGGGCTAAGCCGGCTGTTTCCTAAAAGCCGAAAATTCGGCAAGTATAATCTTACATTTCTAGATGAGAACAGTACTTATGAAGTTGATGCTATTGTAGGCGCGTTTATGCTTATTAAAAGGGATGTATATGAAAAAGTAAAAGGATTTGATGAAGATTACTTCATGTACGGAGAAGATCTTGATCTTTGTTTCAGAATAAAAAAAGCCGGTTATAAAATATATTATTACCCTGATACTTCGATTATTCATTACAAAGGTGAAAGCACCAAAAAAAGCAGCATTTCATATGTAAATAATTTTTACGGCGCTATGCAGGTATTTGTTAAGAAGAACCTTAACACAAGCTTCTGGCTTATGAACCTGCTTATAAGGATATCTATTATTTACAGGGCTTCAATATCATATTTTACAAGGCTGGTTAAAAACAATTACCCGATACTGCTTGACCTTTTGTTTATTGTGAGCGGTATGATACTTGCCATTTACCAGCGTTTTGAGTTCTTCCCGTTGGAAGCTTACACACTTGTGATATTCGTTTATACATTTGTATGGCTGGTTACACTTGCGCTCAGCGGTTCATACAGCAAAATCGAAAAATTTTCACTGGTCAAGCCTTTGAACGGTATCCTTATCGGATTTTTCGTAAACTCATCATTCACATATTTTTTCAATGAATACGCTTTTTCAAGAGCGGTAGTGCTGCGCACAGTAGTGAATGCATATCTCTTTATAGCTGCATGGAGACTGGTGGCCAAAATTGTTAAATATTCTAAAAGCAGGAGTATTTTTAAAACCGTAAATACTCTTATTATCGGAAAAAATGATGAAACCGAAAGTTTTATTGCAAAGCTTAAAACGAGGGTTGACAGCGAATATGAATTCATAGGATATATTTCACCTAATACCAGCCACACTGAAGGCTTTATAGGCAATTTAAATAACCTTAAGGATATTGTAATATCAGCAAAAATAAGAAATATTGTTTTTGCAAAAAATGAGCTTTCAAACCAGCAGATACTTGATATGATGTGGTCTTTAAAAGACCAGAATATCAGCTTTAAGATATTAGCCGGAGACAGCGATATTATTCTGGGTAAATCTGCTTTGGATAAAATCGATGATATTTATCTAATGCAGATTGAATATAATATCAATAAGAAATTCAATATATTTGTAAAACGGATTTTTGATATTTTTTTGGGAATATTTTCACTTTTCACTGTTTACCCGGTTGCGCTTATTGTTTCTAAAATGCCGGCTTATTATAAAAAACATGAAAAGTTCTTTAAAAAGCTGCTGCTTATTCCGTTTGTTATCACAGGAAAATACAGCTTTGTTGGCAGGGCTACATGGGATAAGCCTCAGCAGGGGATGCAGTACCTTGGGAAGAACGGCTTAACAGGGTTAGTTCAGATTAACCTGCACAGGAACCTGAGCGGTGATGAAATTGAATATTTTAATTTTTACTATGCCAAGAACCAGTCACTTGCACTGGATATTGAAATACTTTTAAAGACATTATCTTTATTTTTATTTAGAAAGAACGTACCAAACTTATGAGCAAGAATGTATTGGAATTTGAAAAACCTATCATTGAGCTTGAGCACAAGATAGAAGAAATGCGCGCTTTATCAGATAGCCTTGATATATCCAATGAAATTGGCAAGCTTGAAAAAAAGGTAAATGAACTCAGAACTTCAGTTTATAAAAATCTCACACGCTGGCAGATAGTACAGATAGCCCGCCACCCTGAAAGACCATACAGCCTTGATTATATTTATTTAATGACAGAGAACTTTATAGAAATGCACGGCGATAGAGCCTATGGCGATGATAAAGCTGTTGTTGGCGGATTTGCCATGCTGGATGGCAAGCCTGTTATGATAATAGGGCAGCAAAAGGGCAGGGATACAAAATCAAATATATACCGCAACTTCGGAATGATGAATCCCGATGGCTACCGCAAAGCCTTAAGGCTTATGAAGCTTGCCGAAAAATTCAACCGTCCGGTAATTACACTAATTGATACACCCGGCGCGAACCCGGGTATTGAAGCAGAAGAACGCGGGCAGGCTGAAGCTATCGCAAGGAATATTATGGAAATGAGCAGGCTTAAAGTGCCTATCATTGTTTGTATCATTGGTGAAGGTGCCTCAGGCGGAGCGTTTGGTATTGGCGTTGGTGACAGGATCCTTATGCTTGAATACTGCTGGTATTCTGTTATTTCACCGGAATCATGCTCAAGCATTTTATTCCGCTCATGGGAATACAAGGAACAGGCAGCAGAAGCTCTGCAGCTTACTGCAAATGACCTTGTAAAACATAAGATTGTTGACAGAATTGTAAAAGAACCGGAAGGCGGCGCTCACCGCAATCACAAAGAAGCTGCTGAGCTTCTTAAAGAGGCTATACTGGACGAGCTTAAACAGCTTGAAAAAGCTGACCCCGATAAATTCCTTGACCAGCGCACTAAAAAATACAGCGCAATGGGTTACTGGGAAGGTTAATAATTTAAATCCATTACCAAAAAAATGAATACTGATATTGTTGATAAACAGGCTAAGTTCCTTGTAAAAGGGGCGAAGCCTTTGCATGGCTCAATTCGCATAAGCGGCGCTAAAAATGCTGCTTCAAAGCTTATTATTGCATCGCTGCTTACAGATGAACCCGTTAAGCTTATAAATGTACCTGTAAGTATAAGTGAAATTAAAGTCACAAGAAGGATAATTGAATCTCTCGGAGCGAAATTCACTAAGTTCACAAATGATGAGCTGGTTGTACAGACCAAAAAGATACATGATATATCTTTCTCCGCATCACTTGGACTTATAAACAGGATAGGTGTACTTACAGCCGGACCCCTGTTGCTGAGATCTGGCGAAGCAAAAATACCAAAACCCGGCGGCGACCAGATCGGCGCTAGACCCATCAACTTCCATCTCGATGCGCTGATAAAGCTTGGCGCAACTGTAAAAGAGCATAAGGATTTTTACCTGCTTAAGGCTAAAAGACTTATAGGTACTGATATAACCCTGCCGTTCCCTTCAGTTGGAGCAACAGAAAATATTATCATAACCGCTTCACTTGCCATAGGCAAAACTACTATCCACAATGCGGCAATTGAACCTGAAATAATGGATCTTATCATGCTTCTGCAGAAAATGGGCGCTGTTATTGATGTAAAGACTGACAGGACAATTGTTATAACAGGTGTAGATAAGCTCTGCAGCGCTGAGCACCGCGTCATTCCGGACAGGCTTGAGGCAGCTTCATTTGCATGCGCGGCGATAGCTTCAAAAGGGGATATTACCATCCATGACGCGCGCCATGCCGATATGATAACATTCCTGAACACCATTAGACTCATTGGGGCTGAATATGAAGTGCTGAAAGACGGTATCAGGTTCTATTACAAAGGTGATCTAAAGCCAATAAGCATTGAAACGGATGTGCATCCCGGCTTTATGACAGACTGGCAGCCGCCTATGACCATTTTGTTGACCCAGGCTAACGGCATAAGCACACTGCATGAAACCGTTTACGAAAACCGTTTTGGTTACATTAAAGAATTGAACAAAATGGGCGCGGCTATAGAGCTTACCAATGATTGCCTCGGCACTCCCTGCCGCTTTAACGGAACAAACTACTATCACAGTGCGGTCATAAAAGGCAAAACCCCCCTGCGCAGCGCTGAAATAAATGTACCTGATATACGCGCGGGATTTTCATACCTTGTTGCGGCAATTCTTGCCAAGGGTGAAACCCTTGTTCACGGAATCCATTACATTGACAGGGGATACGAGAACATAGATAAAAAGCTGCGCAAGCTTGGCGTGAAGATAAGAAGGGTCTAATTTTTATTGAGAGTAAATTAATGGCAGGCTTAAAGAAGCCTGCCTTTTTTGTTTGTATTTTGATAGATTTCCCCCGTTGTTGGTGTTGTCACCAACAACAAAATGAATAGTGTAATTTGTGTTTAGTGCTTTTATTATTTCTGCCTGTAAAAATTTAATACAAACAAAAAACCCCTCGGGACCTTCCCGGGGGGTTTCTTGTTTTTTATAACTGTACGATTTGTGCTTAATGTATCTGTGCTTTTTTTATCATGTATAACAGCTTTGTGCTTTATATGTGCTGTTATTCTGCTTCGTTTCTGAGTTTATTCGCCTATTTTCACGAGCTTAGGCTGGTATTTTAACTTAGTTAAAGACTTCACGTCTTTCTTGGCGGATTTTTCTTTGTCATACAATCCCACCAGTACCTTATAGGTCACTGTTTTTGTATTTGTATTGGGATCTGTAACCGCTATTTCTTCAAGAAAGATCTTAGTGAAACCGTCGCGTTCTAACCTGCCGATTCTTCTGTCGGCAAGCGACTTGTCAGTATATATCCCCACTTCCAGTGAGAGACCTTTAACTACTGCCAGTTGGTTTGATATATCGTAAAACCGGATAAGTGAATCTATGTCATTTATCTGCTGATAGAGGTTTGATTCTTTCTGTTTTTCCTCTTCTGTTTTCGGTGTTACAACCTTGATCTTTAAGTTGCCTTTTTGTTTCAGGTTCTTATTCAATTCAAAGTCA
Coding sequences within:
- a CDS encoding polyprenol monophosphomannose synthase; this translates as MKRALIIIPTYNEAENIVNIINELVAINYPDVIIEILVVDDNSTDGTAMLVKNLAHQRVHIIERPGKMGLGTAYIKGFGYAIENNYDYVFEMDADFSHDPEAIPGFLDKLKEYDLVIGSRYIEGIAVVNWPLSRLMISIGASYYTRMITFLPVKDVTAGFMAYRVGSLKQIDFNKVHSNGYSFQIEMKFRMWKKGFKITEIPIVFIDRRAGVSKMSRKIVYEAMYMVWKLKLKSIFNKL
- a CDS encoding DegT/DnrJ/EryC1/StrS family aminotransferase, encoding MVDTKSQYQKIKAEVDKAIHDVIDSTQFIQGPAVKKFEENAAKYLNAKHAIGCASGTDALQIAMMALNVQPGDEILTTPFTFVATTETIAILGAIPVYVDIDPETYNIDVTKIEAKITPKTKAIMPVHLYGQPCDMDPIMEIAKKHNLYVIEDAAQAMGAKYKDKMICTIGDIGCISFYPSKNLGAFGDGGMITTNDDALAEKIRMIISHGSKKKYYHETLGVNSRLDSIQAAILDIKLKYLDEYCDARYNAAMKYNEKFKGIFETPYIMPSSKHIFHQYSIRVKNRDKMMEFLRSHGIPSMIYYPVPLHMQEAYKYDYKPGDYPVSEEIAKDIISLPMHTELTDEQIDFISSKVIEFNSLQ
- the murA gene encoding UDP-N-acetylglucosamine 1-carboxyvinyltransferase, with the protein product MNTDIVDKQAKFLVKGAKPLHGSIRISGAKNAASKLIIASLLTDEPVKLINVPVSISEIKVTRRIIESLGAKFTKFTNDELVVQTKKIHDISFSASLGLINRIGVLTAGPLLLRSGEAKIPKPGGDQIGARPINFHLDALIKLGATVKEHKDFYLLKAKRLIGTDITLPFPSVGATENIIITASLAIGKTTIHNAAIEPEIMDLIMLLQKMGAVIDVKTDRTIVITGVDKLCSAEHRVIPDRLEAASFACAAIASKGDITIHDARHADMITFLNTIRLIGAEYEVLKDGIRFYYKGDLKPISIETDVHPGFMTDWQPPMTILLTQANGISTLHETVYENRFGYIKELNKMGAAIELTNDCLGTPCRFNGTNYYHSAVIKGKTPLRSAEINVPDIRAGFSYLVAAILAKGETLVHGIHYIDRGYENIDKKLRKLGVKIRRV
- a CDS encoding acetyl-CoA carboxylase carboxyltransferase subunit alpha, with translation MSKNVLEFEKPIIELEHKIEEMRALSDSLDISNEIGKLEKKVNELRTSVYKNLTRWQIVQIARHPERPYSLDYIYLMTENFIEMHGDRAYGDDKAVVGGFAMLDGKPVMIIGQQKGRDTKSNIYRNFGMMNPDGYRKALRLMKLAEKFNRPVITLIDTPGANPGIEAEERGQAEAIARNIMEMSRLKVPIIVCIIGEGASGGAFGIGVGDRILMLEYCWYSVISPESCSSILFRSWEYKEQAAEALQLTANDLVKHKIVDRIVKEPEGGAHRNHKEAAELLKEAILDELKQLEKADPDKFLDQRTKKYSAMGYWEG
- a CDS encoding glycosyltransferase, whose product is MIDISVIIVNYNVKELLEQCINSILKASDGLKVEIIVVDNNSFDGSIEYLKNKFPSHPSIKLIESPINLGFAKANNLGVKESRGEYLLILNPDTILQEDTLTSSLKFYKETPGIGAMTCKLILPNGKLDLACRRSFPTPSVAVYRIMGLSRLFPKSRKFGKYNLTFLDENSTYEVDAIVGAFMLIKRDVYEKVKGFDEDYFMYGEDLDLCFRIKKAGYKIYYYPDTSIIHYKGESTKKSSISYVNNFYGAMQVFVKKNLNTSFWLMNLLIRISIIYRASISYFTRLVKNNYPILLDLLFIVSGMILAIYQRFEFFPLEAYTLVIFVYTFVWLVTLALSGSYSKIEKFSLVKPLNGILIGFFVNSSFTYFFNEYAFSRAVVLRTVVNAYLFIAAWRLVAKIVKYSKSRSIFKTVNTLIIGKNDETESFIAKLKTRVDSEYEFIGYISPNTSHTEGFIGNLNNLKDIVISAKIRNIVFAKNELSNQQILDMMWSLKDQNISFKILAGDSDIILGKSALDKIDDIYLMQIEYNINKKFNIFVKRIFDIFLGIFSLFTVYPVALIVSKMPAYYKKHEKFFKKLLLIPFVITGKYSFVGRATWDKPQQGMQYLGKNGLTGLVQINLHRNLSGDEIEYFNFYYAKNQSLALDIEILLKTLSLFLFRKNVPNL
- a CDS encoding sugar transferase, translating into MSKRSEKILLIVSDFVTINAAWILYYLVRVESGWIPNTAPTSFLIPLAAVYFYWIVIFSFSGLYQHWFVRSRFDEFASVLKTISFGCFILFFLIFLDDAISDSKAISRFLILIYWGLMIFSVGSGRILIRSFQMTMLQKGIGLRNSVIVGTGKRGSELQNLVNKFPQLGYKFSGFISVHKVKPNDNILGDILALKNIIDKNKISEVLIALEESEKDKLFEIIRYCQETEVNLKIMPDTYEIVSGLAKTNQLYGVPFIEVMPEIMPYGSKLFKRVLDIIISSFLLIVLSPLLLIIILAIKLSSKGPIFYTQVRVGRNSKPYNMYKFRSMVKDAEEYGPEWAGENDPRITGVGRLIRKIYLDEIPQLLNVLKNEMSIVGPRPERPYFVDKLSREIPYYYKRLSVKPGITGWAQIKHKYDSSLDDVKEKLKYDFYYIENMSLKLDFKIMINTFLVVIFMKGH